The following proteins are encoded in a genomic region of Glycine max cultivar Williams 82 chromosome 18, Glycine_max_v4.0, whole genome shotgun sequence:
- the LOC100776682 gene encoding putative serine/threonine-protein kinase-like protein CCR3, which produces MTPPFTLSLSLFVILTITAVHGLGSAATTAVTYGTATVCGIVAGEPQHRIQCSRSGRRVVPLTLPNVSFDAISGGRSFFCGLRSGGRSLHCWDTAAPNAYFRSKRLFHSDVVQLADVAVGDSQVCAREVQSGVVRCWRGSGGVQFSSPSEGLRFRSNSITCGCGFSCGVIKESGRVVCWGDGDEGANTKSISDEIQRKFENFTMSSLVAGVSHVCGLTLHGALVCRGNNASGQLGNNDGVLSSSLEFSGLALGEDFTCGIRTRNGVVVCWGGGFESDVVKGVSFESLVAGLDYVCGLTTRNLSVVCWGKGRFFHVPSELPLGVILPGPCVEGACSGSCGTYPDSGALCHGSGSICYSCQTEVPLAVPLLPPSTTQVVPKQEHSSRGGRSLREFLIFFIVGSVGVFVGLCTILYFIWICARRFLLSRKEVGGNNSVKPTSSESDAYVDIIPMPNVGSNGTTFRTFSSKSQASRRFGRHRSGSSSKHVDRTESFSLSELAMATDNYSLFNKIGAGSFGCVYKGMLRDGREVAIKRGDTSAMKKKFQEKEIAFDSELAMLSRLHHKHLVRLIGFCEENDERLLVYEYMSNGSLYDHLHDKNNVDRSSNILNSWKMRIKIALDAARGIEYIHNYAVPPIIHRDIKSSNILLDSNWNARVSDFGLSKIWPETEQELMSSKAVGTVGYIDPEYYVLNVLTTKSDVYGLGVVMLELLTGKRAVFKPEDGSGPMGVVEYTGPKIASGELWSVLDYRVGQPEVNEVESLEIMAYTAMHCVNLEGKERPEMTGIVANLERALAFIEGTPTSLSIASFSAPLE; this is translated from the coding sequence ATGACACCACccttcactctctctctctccctctttgtCATTCTCACCATAACCGCCGTCCACGGCCTGGGCTCCGCCGCCACCACTGCCGTCACCTACGGCACCGCCACCGTGTGCGGCATCGTCGCCGGGGAGCCCCAGCACCGCATCCAGTGTTCCCGCAGCGGCAGGCGCGTCGTCCCCCTCACCCTCCCCAACGTTTCCTTCGACGCCATCTCCGGCGGCCGGAGCTTCTTCTGCGGCCTCCGCTCCGGCGGCCGCAGCCTCCACTGCTGGGACACCGCCGCCCCAAACGCCTACTTCCGCTCCAAGAGACTCTTCCACAGCGACGTGGTGCAGTTGGCTGACGTGGCAGTTGGCGACTCTCAGGTGTGCGCCAGAGAGGTGCAATCCGGTGTTGTGCGGTGCTGGAGAGGAAGCGGTGGGGTCCAGTTCAGTTCCCCTTCGGAGGGGTTAAGGTTTCGTAGCAATAGCATCACATGTGGTTGTGGTTTTTCATGTGGGGTGATAAAAGAGAGTGGAAGAGTCGTGTGTTGGGGTGATGGTGATGAGGGTGCAAATACAAAAAGTATTAGCGATGAGATTCAAAGAAAGTTTGAGAATTTCACTATGTCAAGTTTGGTTGCTGGGGTGTCTCATGTGTGTGGTTTGACTCTTCATGGGGCTTTGGTTTGTAGAGGGAACAATGCTTCTGGTCAACTAGGAAATAATGATGGTGTTTTGAGTTCTTCTTTGGAGTTTTCAGGTCTTGCTTTGGGAGAAGATTTCACGTGTGGAATTAGGACTAGGAATGGTGTTGTTGTGTGTTGGGGTGGTGGTTTTGAAAGCGATGTGGTGAAAGGTGTTTCTTTTGAGTCACTTGTTGCTGGTTTGGATTATGTGTGTGGGTTGACAACTAGGAATTTGTCAGTGGTGTGTTGGGGTAAAGGCAGGTTTTTTCATGTGCCTAGTGAGCTTCCATTGGGTGTGATTCTTCCAGGTCCATGTGTTGAGGGTGCTTGTAGCGGCTCTTGTGGTACATATCCTGATTCTGGTGCTCTTTGTCATGGCTCTGGGAGTATTTGTTACTCTTGTCAAACTGAGGTTCCACTAGCAGTTCCATTGCTTCCACCATCAACAACACAAGTTGTTCCAAAACAAGAACATTCTTCACGTGGAGGAAGAAGCTTGAGggagtttttgattttttttattgttggatCAGTTGGTGTTTTTGTGGGGTTATGCActattctttatttcatttggaTTTGTGCAAGGAGGTTTTTGTTGAGTAGAAAAGAAGTAGGAGGTAATAATTCTGTGAAACCTACAAGCTCAGAGAGTGATGCATATGTGGATATAATCCCCATGCCTAATGTTGGTTCTAATGGGACAACATTCAGAACTTTTTCTAGCAAAAGTCAGGCATCAAGAAGATTTGGGAGGCATAGGAGTGGTTCATCATCGAAGCATGTCGACAGAACCGAGAGTTTCTCATTGTCTGAACTTGCAATGGCCACTGACAACTACTCGCTGTTTAACAAAATAGGTGCTGGTAGCTTTGGCTGTGTTTACAAAGGCATGCTAAGAGATGGTCGTGAAGTAGCAATTAAAAGAGGAGATACCAGTGCCATGAAGAAGAAATTTCAGGAAAAAGAGATTGCTTTTGATTCTGAATTGGCCATGCTGTCACGGCTTCACCACAAGCACTTGGTGAGGCTAATTGGGTTCTGTGAGGAGAATGATGAGAGGCTCTTGGTCTATGAGTACATGAGTAATGGTTCACTTTATGACCATTTGCATGACAAGAACAATGTTGACAGAAGTAGCAACATTTTGAATTCTTGGAAGATGAGGATCAAGATTGCATTGGATGCTGCTAGGGGAATTGAGTACATTCACAACTATGCGGTGCCACCCATTATCCACAGGGACATCAAGTCCTCCAATATACTCTTGGATTCAAACTGGAATGCTAGAGTTTCTGACTTTGGATTATCAAAAATTTGGCCAGAGACTGAGCAAGAATTGATGTCCTCCAAAGCAGTTGGCACTGTTGGATACATAGACCCTGAGTACTATGTGTTGAATGTGCTGACCACAAAGAGTGATGTGTATGGTTTAGGAGTGGTAATGTTGGAGCTTCTCACAGGAAAAAGAGCAGTGTTCAAACCTGAAGATGGGTCAGGCCCTATGGGGGTGGTGGAATACACAGGGCCAAAGATAGCATCAGGAGAGCTTTGGAGTGTGTTGGATTATAGAGTTGGTCAACCTGAAGTGAATGAGGTTGAGTCCCTTGAGATCATGGCTTACACTGCTATGCATTGTGTGAACTTGGAGGGAAAAGAGAGGCCTGAAATGACTGGCATAGTTGCTAACTTGGAGAGGGCATTGGCTTTCATTGAGGGAACCCCTACTAGCCTCTCCATAGCTTCATTCTCTGCCcctcttgaataa